In a genomic window of Leptolyngbya sp. SIO1E4:
- a CDS encoding HTTM domain-containing protein has product MAFLVYFRIAFGGIMLWEVQRYFHHGWIQKYWMDPVFNFTYPGFGWVQPWPGQGMIWHFVALGVLATFIALGFFYRVSALLFCLGFTYIFLLEQARYLNHFYLICLLSFILICLPAHRLCSVDVLRRPQLLSQTAPAWTLWLLRFQLGVAYFYGGIAKLNGDWLQGEPMRMWLAKSTDFPLVGQFFTQEWMVYLLSYSGLFLDLLVVPLLLWRKTRWLAFTFAVLFHLTNARLFSIGIFPWFMIAATAIFFPPDWPRRVIGFLAGSLFKRPLTPVSPSSSHPSMLAGLHTVSRHSWRVRGANPGSDRPPTPPGREIAKSGSARAIAPSRDRALIATCLLIYASLQCLLPLRHYLYPNNVSWTEEGHRFAWHMKLRDKDATAEFIVRDPATQEVQVVLPKQFLARWQARKMSTRPDMVLQFAHYLAETLPAQGPEPLEVRTRVWASLNGRPPRLLIDPFVDLVQQSRSLYPADWILPLNDPLKPEA; this is encoded by the coding sequence ATGGCCTTTCTGGTGTACTTTCGTATCGCCTTTGGCGGCATTATGTTATGGGAAGTGCAGCGCTACTTCCACCACGGCTGGATTCAAAAGTACTGGATGGATCCCGTCTTTAATTTTACCTATCCAGGGTTTGGCTGGGTGCAGCCCTGGCCAGGGCAGGGAATGATCTGGCACTTTGTGGCTTTAGGAGTGTTGGCGACATTCATTGCCTTAGGATTTTTCTATCGGGTGAGTGCGCTGCTGTTCTGTCTCGGGTTTACTTACATTTTTTTGCTAGAGCAGGCGCGCTATCTGAATCATTTTTATCTGATTTGTCTGCTCAGCTTTATACTCATTTGCCTGCCGGCCCATCGGCTCTGTTCGGTAGATGTGCTGCGTCGCCCGCAGCTGTTGTCTCAAACTGCCCCTGCGTGGACACTGTGGCTGCTGCGCTTTCAACTGGGGGTGGCCTACTTTTATGGCGGCATTGCCAAACTCAATGGCGATTGGCTGCAGGGAGAGCCCATGCGCATGTGGCTGGCGAAGTCAACGGACTTTCCGCTGGTTGGGCAGTTTTTTACCCAAGAGTGGATGGTGTATCTGCTGAGCTATAGCGGCTTGTTTTTAGATTTGCTGGTGGTGCCGCTGTTGCTGTGGCGCAAAACCCGGTGGCTGGCGTTTACGTTCGCCGTCCTGTTCCACTTAACCAATGCGCGACTGTTCTCTATTGGTATTTTCCCGTGGTTCATGATTGCGGCGACAGCGATTTTCTTTCCACCAGACTGGCCGCGTCGAGTCATCGGATTTTTGGCGGGCTCCCTGTTCAAACGGCCGCTGACCCCAGTTTCGCCGAGTTCCTCCCACCCTTCTATGCTGGCGGGGCTTCATACGGTTTCTCGGCACTCTTGGCGAGTCAGGGGAGCCAACCCTGGTTCTGATCGACCCCCGACTCCCCCCGGCCGCGAGATCGCGAAGTCGGGGTCTGCACGGGCGATCGCCCCGAGCCGCGATCGGGCTTTAATCGCGACTTGTTTACTGATCTATGCGAGTCTGCAGTGCCTGTTGCCGCTGCGCCATTACCTGTATCCCAACAATGTCAGCTGGACAGAAGAAGGCCATCGGTTTGCTTGGCATATGAAGCTGCGCGATAAAGATGCAACGGCTGAATTTATCGTGCGTGATCCAGCGACACAGGAGGTTCAAGTCGTTTTACCCAAGCAGTTTTTAGCCCGCTGGCAAGCCCGCAAAATGTCTACCCGTCCTGATATGGTGCTGCAGTTTGCCCATTATCTGGCTGAGACGCTGCCCGCTCAAGGCCCGGAGCCGTTGGAGGTGCGGACGCGAGTCTGGGCCTCGCTGAATGGTCGCCCCCCAAGGCTCCTGATAGATCCGTTTGTGGATTTAGTGCAGCAGTCGCGATCGCTGTACCCAGCAGACTGGATTTTGCCTTTAAATGATCCGTTGAAGCCAGAGGCATGA
- a CDS encoding alpha/beta fold hydrolase — protein sequence MEILEQRIEVDGLDWFYREVKPLRETADRLPVIFLHGLVTQSYSWRGIMPLVAEQGFWAIAPDWIGHGFSSQPEKRAFAYTPEAFVKALEGFLAALSIERMHLVVQGFLGTYGLLYALQHPEQIERLVIVNAPLSPEAKLPWSVRRMTLPLAGEMMTQDPLLVDRTLEGGGPYQVSDQDLEVYRKPFLTTSAAGRALLATLRNLNLAATTEVVAKGLTEWQQTTLLVWGTADPWLPIKLAETWAATLPNGELAKLDEVGHYAQEDWAEKVAKVVVPFLRCLDVS from the coding sequence GTGGAGATTTTAGAACAGCGTATAGAGGTTGATGGCTTGGACTGGTTTTACCGAGAGGTCAAACCGCTGCGGGAAACGGCCGATCGCCTACCGGTTATTTTTTTGCATGGGTTAGTCACCCAAAGCTACAGCTGGCGGGGCATCATGCCGTTGGTTGCAGAACAGGGATTTTGGGCGATCGCCCCCGACTGGATTGGCCATGGGTTTTCGAGCCAACCTGAGAAACGAGCGTTTGCTTACACGCCCGAGGCATTTGTCAAAGCCTTAGAAGGGTTTTTAGCCGCGCTGTCTATAGAGCGCATGCATCTTGTGGTGCAGGGCTTTTTAGGCACCTATGGTCTGCTCTATGCTCTGCAACACCCTGAGCAGATCGAACGGCTTGTAATTGTGAATGCGCCCCTTTCTCCAGAGGCAAAATTGCCGTGGTCAGTGCGTCGGATGACCCTACCACTCGCTGGGGAAATGATGACGCAAGATCCCCTCTTGGTTGATCGCACCTTAGAAGGTGGCGGCCCCTACCAAGTCAGCGATCAAGATCTAGAGGTGTATCGGAAGCCATTTCTGACCACGTCGGCAGCGGGGCGAGCCCTGTTGGCCACCCTGCGCAATTTAAATTTGGCCGCCACCACCGAAGTCGTTGCCAAGGGCCTGACGGAGTGGCAACAAACCACCTTACTGGTTTGGGGAACTGCAGATCCCTGGTTGCCCATTAAACTGGCCGAAACCTGGGCCGCCACCTTACCCAATGGAGAGTTAGCTAAACTAGATGAAGTGGGGCACTACGCTCAAGAAGACTGGGCTGAGAAGGTTGCTAAGGTAGTTGTGCCTTTTTTAAGGTGTTTAGATGTTTCATGA